A section of the Pimelobacter simplex genome encodes:
- a CDS encoding L-2-amino-thiazoline-4-carboxylic acid hydrolase, whose protein sequence is MTTDERTRPELDSKALLTSILQAGARIYMHIAEATLESGAPQAEAAVRAHLRGYGGWRGQEMRQAHVALGGTVDMQTLMQRWDSASTYVVKDEMEADGTYTPGDVQFDVHYCPASLAWKEAGFHRWGHVYCDEVHQSIAGSYHPDGVVVIPLNLMKGDSHCAFRWVLPPTARTVEQEVTPLGRELAQMYPDADTGPEDGARLAQTRTSRLIAGRFLTFARALEEHDVPESVLVEGMRRWATHRGTLLAEAITGRSAHAFLANLDLAPLTVWRHELVETGSSLVVRVAGTPIDDMFGHYEVGERARVFWDAFPHLVRAFDPSLECEVRLSDDATPALREIELRTT, encoded by the coding sequence GTGACGACCGACGAGCGGACCCGGCCCGAGCTCGACTCCAAGGCGCTGCTGACCTCCATCCTCCAGGCGGGCGCGCGGATCTACATGCACATCGCCGAGGCGACCCTGGAGTCCGGGGCGCCGCAGGCTGAGGCTGCCGTCCGCGCGCACCTGCGCGGGTACGGCGGCTGGCGGGGCCAGGAGATGCGCCAGGCGCACGTCGCGCTGGGCGGGACCGTCGACATGCAGACGCTGATGCAGCGCTGGGACAGCGCGAGCACCTATGTCGTCAAGGACGAGATGGAGGCCGACGGCACCTACACGCCCGGGGACGTGCAGTTCGACGTGCACTACTGCCCGGCGTCGTTGGCGTGGAAGGAGGCCGGCTTCCACCGGTGGGGCCACGTCTACTGCGACGAGGTGCACCAGTCGATCGCCGGCAGCTACCACCCCGACGGGGTCGTGGTGATCCCGCTCAACCTGATGAAGGGCGACAGCCACTGCGCCTTCCGCTGGGTGCTGCCGCCGACGGCGCGCACCGTCGAGCAGGAGGTGACGCCGCTGGGGCGCGAGCTCGCGCAGATGTACCCGGACGCCGACACCGGTCCCGAGGACGGCGCCCGGCTCGCCCAGACCCGGACCTCGCGGCTCATCGCCGGGCGGTTCCTCACCTTCGCGCGGGCGCTCGAGGAGCACGACGTGCCCGAGAGCGTCCTGGTCGAGGGGATGCGGCGCTGGGCGACCCACCGCGGCACGCTGCTGGCCGAGGCGATCACCGGGCGGTCCGCGCACGCGTTCCTGGCCAACCTCGACCTGGCGCCGCTCACGGTGTGGCGCCACGAGCTGGTCGAGACGGGGTCGTCGCTGGTGGTGCGGGTCGCGGGCACGCCGATCGACGACATGTTCGGGCACTACGAGGTGGGTGAGCGGGCGCGGGTGTTCTGGGACGCGTTCCCGCACCTGGTGCGGGCCTTCGACCCGAGCCTGGAGTGCGAGGTCCGGCTCAGCGACGACGCGACGCCGGCGCTGCGGGAGATCGAGCTCCGCACGACCTGA
- a CDS encoding aromatic ring-hydroxylating oxygenase subunit alpha codes for MSRPDPEAIERYRVAMEKFWHPVSRSEDLLDQPVKVEILDQSITIVRLDDEVAAFPDVCRHLGAALSLGDVVQGGQALRCRYHGWSYDKSGQCVDIPLRASEKIPAQARVRRYLTQERYGLVWVCLAEEPAADLPPYPEFDDEDYYKNELVVHEEWAASAPRLVMAALDDTHFAWVHPGTLGVAEQPTMPQRVGDIPVKVEGAELTSQYRTVLPAGPLAGVMAEEGDGAVATEVEVADVEFINTATPNSMKNVLVSEHGTSVTWNVYLPISYNRTLTFTQLSRTYDKDPRFDAEIEEFNLGVKQEDKAIVESQRPWLLPPLKAQMILYVRPEDVPLIEFQKMVERHGIPQV; via the coding sequence ATGTCGCGTCCCGACCCTGAGGCGATCGAGCGCTACCGGGTGGCCATGGAGAAGTTCTGGCACCCCGTGTCCCGGTCCGAGGATCTCCTCGACCAGCCGGTGAAGGTCGAGATCCTCGACCAGAGCATCACGATCGTGCGTCTCGACGACGAGGTCGCCGCGTTCCCCGATGTCTGCCGCCACCTCGGTGCCGCGCTGTCGCTCGGGGACGTCGTCCAGGGTGGTCAGGCGCTGCGCTGCCGCTACCACGGGTGGTCGTACGACAAGTCGGGTCAGTGCGTGGACATCCCGCTGCGGGCGTCGGAGAAGATCCCCGCCCAGGCCCGGGTACGCCGCTACCTGACCCAGGAGCGCTACGGCCTGGTGTGGGTGTGCCTGGCCGAGGAGCCGGCGGCCGACCTGCCGCCGTACCCGGAGTTCGACGACGAGGACTACTACAAGAACGAGCTCGTGGTGCACGAGGAGTGGGCGGCCAGTGCGCCGCGCCTGGTGATGGCCGCGCTCGACGACACGCACTTCGCGTGGGTGCACCCGGGGACGCTCGGGGTGGCCGAGCAGCCGACGATGCCGCAGCGGGTGGGGGACATCCCGGTCAAGGTCGAGGGTGCCGAGCTGACCTCGCAGTACCGGACGGTGCTGCCGGCCGGGCCGCTGGCGGGGGTCATGGCCGAGGAGGGTGACGGGGCGGTCGCGACCGAGGTCGAGGTGGCCGACGTCGAGTTCATCAACACGGCCACGCCGAACTCGATGAAGAACGTCCTCGTCTCCGAGCACGGGACGTCGGTGACGTGGAACGTCTACCTGCCGATCTCCTACAACCGGACGCTGACGTTCACCCAGCTCTCGCGCACGTACGACAAGGACCCGCGCTTCGACGCCGAGATCGAGGAGTTCAACCTCGGGGTCAAGCAGGAGGACAAGGCCATCGTCGAGAGCCAGCGGCCGTGGCTGCTGCCGCCGCTCAAGGCGCAGATGATCCTCTACGTCCGCCCCGAGGACGTGCCGCTCATCGAGTTCCAGAAGATGGTCGAGCGCCACGGCATCCCGCAGGTCTGA
- a CDS encoding GntR family transcriptional regulator: MTTVEAVLIELRRALLEGDYPAGARLNVDAISKQLGTSRAPVRDALRILEGEQQVVYEAHRGYLVPEMGVDALFDLYRSRELLEAEAVALAVPTLSAAAVATLREQAAAITSALLAGDRVAATYANRDFHFGLFRAPRHEQLVVAITGMWNADAYRSLYLRDLDTALSIAADHAGIADAAAAGDAGAVIKLQNEHRDHELAVLLAHLSDPAEEATAGTPWHSALSYRPRKR, translated from the coding sequence ATGACCACGGTCGAGGCGGTGCTCATCGAGCTGCGCCGGGCGCTCCTCGAGGGCGACTACCCCGCCGGAGCGCGGCTCAACGTCGACGCCATCTCCAAGCAGCTGGGCACCAGCCGGGCGCCGGTGCGCGATGCCCTGCGCATCCTCGAGGGCGAGCAGCAGGTCGTCTACGAGGCGCACCGCGGCTATCTCGTGCCGGAGATGGGCGTGGACGCCCTCTTCGATCTCTACCGCTCACGCGAGCTGCTCGAGGCCGAGGCCGTCGCGCTGGCCGTACCGACGCTGTCGGCCGCGGCGGTCGCGACCCTGCGCGAGCAGGCGGCGGCGATCACCTCGGCGCTGCTGGCCGGTGACCGGGTGGCGGCGACGTACGCCAACCGCGACTTCCACTTCGGGCTGTTCCGGGCGCCGCGCCACGAGCAGCTGGTCGTGGCGATCACCGGGATGTGGAACGCCGATGCCTACCGGTCGCTCTACCTGCGCGACCTCGACACCGCACTGAGCATCGCCGCCGACCACGCGGGCATCGCCGATGCGGCGGCCGCGGGCGACGCGGGCGCGGTGATCAAGCTCCAGAACGAGCACCGCGACCACGAGCTCGCGGTGCTCCTCGCCCACCTGAGCGATCCCGCGGAGGAGGCGACGGCCGGGACGCCCTGGCACTCGGCGTTGAGCTACCGGCCGCGCAAGCGCTGA
- a CDS encoding FAD-dependent oxidoreductase, producing MRTLNVAVIGAGPAGAYAAEALLKADAAELVATVDVIDRLPTPWGLVRSGVAPDHPQIKSVTRVFERIADRPGFRFVGGVRVGADIAHDELLERYDALVYCLGAEAPRHLGVPGEALAGVVPAIDLVCWYNAHPDAAGSPLPAGARRAAVVGNGNVALDCARMLIQDPRRLHATDASVTAVAALAESPVAEVVVVGRRGAADASFTLAELQELGGLDDVEIAVEGDDLVGDEPAVALLRTYAERPARPGARRLVFRFHAVTVGIAGQGAVTGLQVVPNGEGVATIPCDVVVPAIGFEVRAPEGLPLDERGVVVHEDGRVAPGVYVAGWAKRGPSGVIGTNRRDAAQTVAVLLADVASGAIAAGLRTDGIDDLLRERDVVPVSLEGWRAIDAAEREAGERSERPRVKLATYPDLRDAAAGQRLRGR from the coding sequence ATGCGCACGTTGAATGTCGCGGTCATCGGGGCCGGACCGGCCGGGGCCTACGCCGCCGAGGCGCTGCTCAAGGCGGACGCCGCCGAGCTGGTGGCCACGGTCGACGTCATCGACCGGCTGCCCACGCCGTGGGGCCTGGTCCGCTCGGGCGTGGCTCCGGACCACCCGCAGATCAAGTCCGTGACCCGGGTCTTCGAGCGGATCGCCGACCGGCCCGGCTTCCGGTTCGTCGGCGGGGTGCGGGTCGGGGCCGATATCGCCCACGACGAGCTCCTGGAGCGCTACGACGCGCTCGTCTACTGCCTCGGCGCCGAGGCTCCCCGGCACCTCGGGGTGCCGGGCGAGGCGCTGGCGGGCGTCGTACCGGCGATCGATCTGGTGTGCTGGTACAATGCGCACCCCGACGCGGCCGGCTCGCCGCTGCCCGCGGGAGCCCGCCGGGCGGCCGTGGTCGGCAACGGCAATGTCGCGCTCGACTGCGCGCGGATGCTCATCCAGGACCCCCGGCGCCTGCACGCCACCGATGCCTCGGTCACCGCCGTCGCCGCGCTCGCGGAGAGCCCGGTCGCCGAGGTTGTCGTGGTCGGCCGGCGAGGCGCCGCCGACGCGTCGTTCACGCTGGCCGAGCTGCAGGAGCTCGGCGGCCTCGACGACGTCGAGATCGCCGTCGAGGGCGACGACCTGGTCGGCGACGAGCCGGCGGTCGCGCTGCTGCGCACCTACGCCGAGCGCCCCGCCCGCCCGGGCGCGCGCCGGCTGGTGTTCCGCTTCCACGCCGTGACGGTCGGGATCGCCGGCCAGGGCGCCGTCACCGGCCTCCAGGTCGTGCCGAACGGCGAGGGCGTGGCGACGATCCCGTGCGACGTCGTCGTCCCGGCGATCGGCTTCGAGGTGCGCGCCCCCGAGGGCCTGCCGCTCGACGAGCGGGGTGTCGTCGTCCACGAGGACGGCCGGGTCGCCCCCGGCGTGTACGTCGCGGGCTGGGCCAAGCGCGGCCCCTCCGGCGTGATCGGCACCAACCGCCGCGACGCGGCGCAGACCGTCGCCGTCCTGCTCGCCGACGTGGCGAGCGGCGCGATCGCGGCCGGGCTGCGCACCGACGGGATCGACGACCTGCTGCGCGAGCGCGACGTCGTACCGGTGTCGCTGGAGGGCTGGCGCGCGATCGACGCCGCCGAGCGCGAGGCCGGCGAGCGGTCCGAGCGCCCGCGGGTCAAGCTCGCGACGTACCCGGACCTGCGCGATGCCGCCGCCGGTCAGCGCTTGCGCGGCCGGTAG
- a CDS encoding MmgE/PrpD family protein, translated as MTIREVAAFVARLSVDDLPPATLRRAREGLRDTVGVAVAGSTTSAAQAAARAFAEDAGPFRTLVPGAPRHGATGAAFRSAVAASALDYDDGHYQGGAIHAASVIVPTILVAASTRPVDGDRLVEAHVAAYEVAMRLAHLLWPRDEAVDRWYCTGTAAAVGAAAGAAKVRGADEDGIRRALQIAWAHAPMAALQWPMVKEAIGWSAVTALNACLLAEGGFMAGTGPGPVPDAPAIFPPTPFDEPRAADDPFVTSLGTTFEIERSYLKPYPACRYTHTALDVVGELLADGLAPGEVDRITVRTHRWATFLDYRRPPSLEHAQYSYPFVLGTLLTHGRVTPVEMSDAAIADPRVLARADRVEVVHDPALDAHLPDHYATQVEVTLTSGRRIVCPPRLDARGDVTRPLAEAELRAKLLACVGPHLGDAAEPLADAFAAGAGSERLWELLG; from the coding sequence GTGACCATTCGTGAGGTGGCCGCCTTCGTCGCGCGCCTGTCCGTCGACGACCTTCCGCCGGCGACGCTGCGGCGGGCCCGTGAGGGGCTGCGCGACACCGTCGGCGTCGCCGTCGCCGGGTCCACGACGAGCGCGGCCCAGGCTGCGGCCCGGGCGTTCGCCGAGGACGCCGGACCCTTCCGCACGCTGGTGCCGGGAGCGCCGCGGCACGGCGCGACCGGCGCGGCGTTCCGCAGCGCCGTGGCCGCCAGCGCGCTGGACTACGACGACGGCCACTACCAGGGCGGCGCCATCCACGCGGCGTCCGTCATCGTCCCGACGATCCTCGTCGCGGCCTCGACCCGGCCGGTCGACGGGGACCGGCTCGTCGAGGCGCACGTGGCGGCGTACGAGGTGGCGATGCGGCTCGCGCACCTGCTCTGGCCGCGCGACGAGGCCGTCGACCGCTGGTACTGCACCGGGACGGCGGCCGCGGTCGGCGCCGCCGCAGGTGCGGCCAAGGTGCGCGGCGCCGACGAGGACGGCATCCGCCGCGCCCTCCAGATCGCCTGGGCGCACGCGCCGATGGCCGCGCTGCAGTGGCCGATGGTCAAGGAGGCGATCGGCTGGTCGGCGGTCACCGCGCTCAACGCGTGCCTGCTCGCCGAGGGCGGCTTCATGGCGGGCACCGGGCCGGGGCCGGTCCCGGACGCGCCCGCGATCTTCCCCCCGACGCCGTTCGACGAGCCGCGGGCGGCCGACGACCCGTTCGTCACCTCGCTGGGCACGACCTTCGAGATCGAGCGCTCCTACCTCAAGCCCTATCCGGCCTGCCGCTACACGCACACCGCGCTCGACGTGGTCGGCGAGCTGCTGGCCGACGGCCTCGCCCCCGGCGAGGTCGACCGGATCACCGTGCGCACCCACCGGTGGGCGACCTTCCTCGACTACCGCCGCCCGCCGAGCCTGGAGCACGCGCAGTACAGCTATCCCTTCGTGCTCGGCACCCTGCTGACCCACGGCCGGGTCACGCCGGTGGAGATGAGCGACGCGGCGATCGCCGACCCGCGGGTGCTCGCCCGGGCCGACCGGGTCGAGGTGGTCCACGACCCGGCGCTCGACGCGCACCTGCCCGACCACTACGCCACCCAGGTCGAGGTGACCCTGACGTCGGGCCGGCGGATCGTGTGCCCGCCGCGGCTCGACGCCCGCGGCGACGTCACCCGGCCGCTGGCCGAGGCCGAGCTGCGCGCCAAGCTCCTCGCCTGCGTGGGCCCGCACCTCGGGGACGCCGCCGAGCCGCTCGCCGACGCCTTCGCCGCGGGCGCCGGGTCGGAGCGGCTGTGGGAGCTGCTGGGCTAG
- a CDS encoding GntR family transcriptional regulator has translation MFQKPPTQVEAVLSELRRALLEGEYVVGSRLNVDAISKELGVSRAPVRDALRILEGERQVVYEPHRGYEIAVMSLDVLSDLYRIRELLETEAVALAVPQLTPERIAKIRRAADETAAALARNDRVAATYANREFHFELCTAERHEHLVDSIRQAWNADAYRSLYLQDVDAARASADEHFAIADAAAAGDVRRVVELQNAHRDGELRSLLSLLGDRLAAPEGTEPSWRATTTHVD, from the coding sequence GTGTTCCAGAAACCCCCCACCCAGGTGGAGGCGGTGCTCTCCGAGCTGCGGCGCGCTCTGCTCGAAGGTGAGTACGTCGTGGGCTCGCGCCTCAACGTCGACGCGATCTCCAAGGAGCTCGGCGTGAGCCGCGCACCCGTGCGCGACGCGCTGCGCATCCTCGAGGGCGAGCGCCAGGTCGTCTACGAACCCCACCGCGGCTACGAGATCGCCGTGATGAGCCTCGACGTCCTCAGCGACCTCTACCGGATCCGCGAGCTGCTCGAGACCGAGGCGGTCGCGCTGGCCGTCCCGCAGCTGACCCCCGAGCGCATCGCCAAGATCCGCCGCGCCGCCGACGAGACCGCCGCGGCCCTGGCTCGCAACGACCGCGTCGCCGCGACCTACGCCAACCGCGAGTTCCACTTCGAGCTCTGCACCGCCGAGCGCCACGAGCACCTGGTCGACTCGATCCGGCAGGCCTGGAACGCCGACGCCTACCGGTCGCTCTACCTCCAGGACGTCGACGCCGCCCGGGCCAGCGCGGACGAGCACTTCGCGATCGCCGACGCGGCCGCCGCGGGCGACGTACGCCGGGTGGTCGAGCTCCAGAACGCCCACCGCGACGGTGAGCTGCGCTCGCTCCTGAGCCTGCTGGGCGACCGGCTGGCCGCACCCGAGGGCACCGAGCCCTCCTGGCGCGCCACCACCACGCACGTCGACTGA
- a CDS encoding amidohydrolase, protein MTGVTGVPVDVVGWRRRFHREPELGFLEYRAAAAVAERLETLGYDVRLGARVLDPALRIGVPEDTETAWQAALDDGVPRRLLDPMRGGLTGVVARLDGNRPGPCVALRFDLDALPIAEAATADHPPAAAGFASAHPGVMHACGHDGHTAVGLALAERLADGDFPGSVRLVFQPAEEGLRGARAMAIAENLDQVDLCYAFHLGMGAPTGTVHGGTTGSLASTKLRVTFTGAAAHAGMTPQEGRNALLAAAHATLAVHSLVQHGSASTRVNVGALVADGTSNVIPAHAVLRLEVRADDSAACAGLEERVLVAIESAAAMFGVAVAIEVTGKAPAVVCDQDLVEHVVTVATGVPGVTEAHARLHDGGSDDASWLIDAVRAQGGRGTYLVVGATHPSGHHSDRFDLDERALPIAVDLLARLIGAPPAG, encoded by the coding sequence GTGACCGGGGTGACCGGGGTTCCGGTGGATGTCGTCGGCTGGCGGCGCCGGTTCCACCGGGAGCCCGAGCTGGGCTTCCTGGAGTACCGCGCCGCGGCGGCGGTCGCCGAGCGCCTCGAGACCCTCGGGTACGACGTCCGCCTCGGCGCCCGCGTGCTGGACCCCGCCCTGCGGATCGGCGTCCCCGAGGACACCGAGACCGCGTGGCAGGCCGCGCTGGACGACGGCGTGCCACGCCGCCTGCTGGACCCGATGCGCGGCGGCCTGACCGGCGTCGTGGCCCGGCTCGACGGCAACCGCCCGGGGCCGTGCGTCGCGCTCCGGTTCGACCTGGACGCGCTGCCGATCGCCGAGGCGGCGACGGCGGACCACCCTCCGGCGGCGGCCGGCTTCGCCTCGGCCCACCCCGGCGTGATGCACGCCTGCGGGCACGACGGGCACACCGCCGTCGGCCTGGCACTGGCCGAGCGGCTCGCGGACGGCGACTTCCCGGGCTCGGTGCGGCTGGTGTTCCAGCCCGCCGAGGAGGGACTGCGCGGCGCTCGCGCGATGGCGATCGCGGAGAACCTCGACCAGGTCGACCTCTGCTACGCCTTCCACCTCGGCATGGGCGCGCCGACCGGCACGGTCCACGGCGGGACCACCGGGTCGCTGGCCTCGACCAAGCTGCGGGTGACCTTCACCGGGGCCGCCGCGCACGCGGGCATGACGCCGCAGGAGGGCCGCAACGCCCTGCTCGCGGCCGCGCACGCGACGCTCGCGGTCCACTCACTGGTGCAGCACGGGAGTGCGAGCACCCGGGTCAACGTCGGCGCGCTCGTCGCCGACGGCACCTCCAACGTCATCCCCGCGCACGCCGTGCTCCGGCTCGAGGTCCGCGCCGACGACTCCGCGGCCTGCGCCGGCCTGGAGGAGCGCGTGCTCGTCGCGATCGAGTCCGCGGCCGCGATGTTCGGCGTCGCGGTGGCGATCGAGGTGACCGGCAAGGCCCCGGCCGTGGTCTGCGACCAGGACCTCGTCGAGCACGTCGTGACCGTCGCGACGGGCGTCCCCGGGGTCACCGAGGCGCACGCGCGGCTCCACGACGGCGGCAGTGACGACGCCTCGTGGCTCATCGACGCGGTCCGGGCCCAGGGCGGGCGCGGTACCTACCTCGTCGTCGGCGCGACCCACCCCTCCGGGCACCACAGCGACCGCTTCGACCTCGACGAGCGCGCGCTGCCGATCGCCGTCGACCTGCTCGCGCGGCTGATCGGCGCCCCGCCGGCCGGATGA
- a CDS encoding amidohydrolase family protein produces the protein MAPAEDQQTVGTLLRGAQVCGPSGVPEVGDVLLVGTAIAAVARDLGGVPGALPVAEVDAAGHLLVPSFVDQHSHPTGGGGGGGPETLSFPIPFERYAAAGIGTVVGCSGNDSVVRRPEALLARVKGLRRLGLNAHLYTGEIGYPPETITGSIRRDLALVDEVRGVKAAIGGRGSIVRRSQLADLAGEAARGSRSAGRAPVLHLHVEPDVASIRLVARAIAHGDVAPETVTVTHVNWNDAVLDEAIGLAEQGVNVDVTACIRPEFFPGTIDPLVALRALLDQVDAARVTISSDAGGNHPDGPGGHGALVMHQPDLLADIFAAGLRTGLLAVPELVRVFAANPAARLGLTDVGAVRVGARADVLLVEADSGRIASAYLAGRRVVAAGQPVVRDQAQNLPAEGSR, from the coding sequence ATGGCGCCCGCTGAGGACCAGCAGACCGTCGGCACGCTGCTGCGGGGCGCACAGGTGTGCGGCCCCTCCGGCGTACCGGAGGTGGGCGACGTGCTGCTCGTCGGTACGGCGATCGCCGCCGTCGCCCGCGACCTCGGCGGCGTGCCCGGCGCGCTGCCCGTGGCGGAGGTCGACGCGGCGGGGCACCTGCTGGTGCCCTCGTTCGTCGACCAGCACTCCCACCCCACCGGGGGCGGGGGAGGGGGCGGCCCCGAGACGCTGAGCTTCCCGATCCCCTTCGAGCGGTACGCCGCCGCCGGGATCGGCACCGTCGTCGGCTGCTCCGGCAACGACTCGGTGGTCCGGCGGCCCGAGGCGCTGCTCGCCCGGGTCAAGGGGCTGCGCCGGCTCGGCCTCAACGCGCACCTGTACACCGGCGAGATCGGCTACCCGCCCGAGACCATCACCGGCTCGATCCGCCGCGACCTCGCGCTCGTCGACGAGGTGCGCGGCGTCAAGGCCGCGATCGGCGGCCGCGGCAGCATCGTGCGCCGCAGCCAGCTCGCCGACCTCGCCGGCGAGGCGGCCCGCGGCAGCCGGAGCGCCGGCCGGGCGCCGGTCCTGCACCTGCACGTCGAGCCCGATGTCGCCAGCATCCGGCTCGTCGCCCGCGCGATCGCGCACGGTGACGTCGCGCCCGAGACGGTGACCGTCACCCACGTCAACTGGAACGACGCCGTGCTCGACGAGGCGATCGGCCTCGCCGAGCAGGGCGTCAACGTCGACGTCACCGCCTGCATCCGCCCCGAGTTCTTCCCCGGCACCATCGATCCGCTCGTCGCGCTGCGCGCGCTCCTCGACCAGGTCGACGCCGCGCGCGTGACGATCTCGTCGGACGCGGGCGGCAACCACCCCGACGGCCCCGGCGGCCACGGCGCGCTGGTGATGCACCAGCCGGACCTGCTGGCCGACATCTTCGCCGCGGGGCTGCGGACCGGGCTGCTCGCCGTGCCCGAGCTGGTGCGGGTCTTCGCGGCCAACCCGGCCGCGCGGCTCGGGCTCACCGACGTGGGCGCGGTGCGGGTGGGGGCCCGGGCCGACGTGCTGCTGGTCGAGGCGGACAGCGGGCGGATCGCGTCGGCGTACCTGGCCGGGCGGCGGGTGGTCGCGGCCGGTCAGCCGGTCGTGCGCGACCAGGCCCAGAACCTCCCGGCCGAGGGCTCCCGGTGA
- a CDS encoding Gfo/Idh/MocA family protein codes for MEIKPVGIALVGCGGMGLRHVRGYAALRNAGTPGAVLAAVCDTDAARRAEAVELYRALTGEVVPAVARMEDLAALRDVVAVDVAVPTAYHLPLALEAFGRGLHVMVEKPIALTVRSARRMTEAAAEAGLVLAVAENFRRVPGNRAFRALLDQGEIGRPYFTTSTLSIPSSMLHPTGGEVAWYRDQTLSGSLVALEMGVHEMDLLQYWFGPARTVDAVVRTYEPELVHADGSTTTVTSEDTCLARVDFDDDLSAQVTLTMAGHGEPLGQRLVVGSRGSVSSACWEGWQDGWIALDDGTRVPVEDRIRAWADGLDADAREHWLPLGTWNPDDITLDVQDPVRYGVAYEIHDFARAVATGGRPEIGGPEGTDDLAAAIALLESSLSGGPVQVADVAAGVVTRWQDPLDERLLAADGTRDGAR; via the coding sequence ATGGAGATCAAGCCTGTAGGAATCGCCCTCGTCGGCTGCGGCGGCATGGGACTGCGCCACGTGCGCGGCTATGCGGCCCTGCGCAACGCCGGTACGCCGGGCGCGGTGCTCGCCGCGGTCTGCGACACCGACGCCGCCCGGCGCGCCGAGGCGGTCGAGCTCTACCGGGCGCTGACCGGTGAGGTCGTCCCGGCCGTGGCCCGGATGGAGGACCTGGCGGCGCTGCGCGACGTGGTCGCGGTCGACGTGGCCGTGCCGACGGCGTACCACCTGCCGCTCGCGCTCGAGGCCTTCGGCCGCGGCCTGCACGTCATGGTCGAGAAGCCGATCGCGCTCACCGTGCGCTCGGCCCGGCGGATGACCGAGGCCGCCGCGGAGGCCGGCCTGGTGCTGGCGGTCGCGGAGAACTTCCGGCGGGTGCCCGGCAACCGCGCCTTCCGGGCGCTGCTCGACCAGGGCGAGATCGGGCGGCCGTACTTCACCACGAGCACGCTCTCGATCCCGTCGTCGATGCTGCACCCCACCGGCGGCGAGGTCGCCTGGTACCGCGACCAGACCCTGTCGGGCTCGCTCGTCGCGCTCGAGATGGGCGTGCACGAGATGGACCTGCTCCAGTACTGGTTCGGGCCGGCGCGCACCGTCGACGCCGTGGTCCGCACCTACGAGCCCGAGCTGGTCCACGCCGACGGCTCGACGACGACGGTGACCAGCGAGGACACCTGCCTGGCCCGGGTCGACTTCGACGACGACCTCTCCGCGCAGGTCACGCTCACGATGGCCGGGCACGGCGAGCCGCTCGGGCAGCGGCTCGTGGTCGGCTCGCGCGGCAGCGTCAGCTCGGCGTGCTGGGAGGGCTGGCAGGACGGCTGGATCGCGCTCGACGACGGCACCCGGGTGCCGGTCGAGGACCGGATCCGGGCCTGGGCCGACGGCCTCGACGCCGACGCCCGGGAGCACTGGCTGCCGCTGGGCACCTGGAACCCCGACGACATCACGCTCGACGTGCAGGACCCGGTCCGCTACGGCGTGGCCTACGAGATCCACGACTTCGCCCGCGCGGTCGCGACCGGCGGCCGGCCCGAGATCGGTGGCCCCGAGGGCACCGACGACCTCGCGGCGGCCATCGCGCTGCTCGAGTCGTCGCTGTCCGGCGGGCCGGTCCAGGTCGCCGACGTGGCCGCGGGTGTGGTCACCCGCTGGCAGGACCCGCTGGACGAGCGGCTGCTCGCCGCCGACGGGACGCGCGATGGCGCCCGCTGA
- the fdxA gene encoding ferredoxin codes for MTFAIGSGCVDVRDRSCVDVCPVDCIYEGDRKLYINPDECIDCGACMTECPQNAVVRLGEVPAGEEELALDNATFFLDVLPGRSEPIGAPGEAAPLGRIGVDTPLVAALAGR; via the coding sequence ATGACCTTCGCCATCGGCAGCGGTTGCGTCGACGTACGAGACCGGTCCTGCGTCGACGTCTGTCCGGTCGACTGCATCTACGAGGGTGACCGCAAGCTCTACATCAACCCGGACGAGTGCATCGACTGCGGCGCGTGCATGACCGAGTGCCCGCAGAACGCGGTCGTCCGGCTCGGCGAGGTGCCGGCCGGTGAGGAGGAGCTCGCGCTCGACAACGCGACGTTCTTCCTCGACGTGCTGCCCGGTCGCAGCGAGCCGATCGGCGCCCCCGGCGAGGCCGCCCCGCTCGGCCGGATCGGGGTCGACACCCCGCTCGTCGCCGCCCTCGCCGGTCGATGA